The Poecilia reticulata strain Guanapo linkage group LG4, Guppy_female_1.0+MT, whole genome shotgun sequence genomic interval ATTAGTTTTAATCACAACAGTGCTGTACAATTTAtttacagtcatgtttttttaatagtgGATAGTTCACACCTTGTTTTTGCAAACAACTCCATTGTATGCACAATTTCTGTTCCTATAACATAGTTTatcttttcttgtcttttctcttcttttttttccgtCCGTCAGCTACCTCCATAACGGTGGAAACGTATCCACTTCCACTCCAAACGGAAAGATGAAACTGTTTAGGAATTACAAAACTAAACACTGAATATATTCtctattgaaagaaaataataaaaaatatatattttttaataaatgtagaattgtattgaaataaaaacacccaCCAACATTTGTCTCTTCCACATGTTGTCCCTTCAGGTGGCTTCAGCCAGCGAATGCCCAGTGCCAGCGCTCTGGGAAAGATCTTCATGCCTTTACCGCTGGGGAACCCCATCTACCAGATGCTGGAGCTCAAACTGGCCATGTATGTGGATTTCCCATCACAAATGAAGCCCGGCTTCTTGGTGACCTGTGCAGACGACATCGAGCTCTACAGCATACCAGAGGAGGAGAGAGTCAGCTTTGATAAACCAGGCTTTACAGCTTTAGCCCATCCCTCCCCACTCTCTGTGGGAACCACCCATGGCGTGTTTGTGTTGGAGCCGCGTGAACGTTTTTTGTATCCGGAAATGGAGAATGCCTCCTGCCTGTGTTTTCTGCACAAGCCAAGCATCGATAAGATGCGGGACAGTGGAGCTGTTTGCGCGAATCAGAATGGCCTGTTTTCCATGTCTGACAGTGAGCTTGTCTACACAGACAGCACCTATTACATGGACTTTAAGACTGCCAAGTCACTTCTGAACCTGCTGAATGAGTTGGGTCCGTTGAACTGTGAGATCGACGCATACGGGGACTTTCTTCAAGCTCTGGGGCCGAAAGCCACAATGGAGTACACCAAAAACACGGCTAATGTCACCAAAGAGGAGAGTGGTCTGGTTGAAATCCGACAAAAGATCTTCCATCTACTTAAAGGGACGCCCCTGAATGTCATTCTTCTCAACAACTCTAAGTTTTATCACATCGGGACCACCTCAGAGTACCTCTTCCACCTGACGGAGGACGAGGCGTTCAGGAGTGAGCTGGATCTCCTGTCGTCTGCCTTCAGCGTAAATGCCAATGAAAACTTCTCTGGTTGCTGCATCATGTACAGTGTCCTTGATCCCAGTTGCTCTGTGGAGGCTGGGTCAGTGGTGGAGTACTCCAGACTGGAAACAGGGGTGTCCGTGGGTGGGGGGTCCATCATCAGCAGCTGCTGGGTCAGTCCAGGCCTCTCTGTGCCAGCTGGGGCTTTCATGCACACGTTATGCGTTACCCACcagaaacaaatcagatttgttaCCGTCTTCTTTGGCATTGAGGACAATTTAAAGCAAAGCGTGGCTTCTCCTACATATTTGGAGGAACTAAAGTTTTTTGGACTGGACCTTGCAAAGTGCCTGTCCCACTGGGGGATGGAGAGCGAACGCCTCAGATTCTCAGGAGACGCATCGAGCTGCAGTTTGTGGAACGCTTGCTTGTTTCCTGTTTGCTCCGAGCAGCAGAGCTCCTTCTCCGCGTCTCTCAGAATGCTGCAGGCCGTCCTGAGTGGCTCCACAAGCCCCCCTCCCAGAGGCGCAGCTCTGATGTCGATGCAGGACTGTTTACAGCGCAAGAACCTGGAGGAAATGCTGAAGCTCAAGAGGAGGCTACATCATGACATCAACGTCCAGCTCAGCATGTAGACAACCGTCGCTACAGACATTGAGTTCATTTAAAACGTTTCGCTTTGTTGGTGAAGGTGAATGTTTTGACATGTTGTAACTTTGTTTCATACTTTTTATGTGTGGGTTTACATTCATTACATTGGAACAATTCGCAATAGGAATTGTGACAAACAAATTTGGTTGaggatatttttgctttgaaatcaTGAATTTTAATGGTTAAAACACATTACTACTATTGTTCTGGTGCTGCTGGAACATTTGCCAACCTGTTAATTTCCCCCACCCTTTTTGAAATGCCAAAATTGCTGTTATTATCAAACGGCAGAGAAAGGGcatttttgtaatatattttctaaattgtgATAGTACACCCCCACTAGCTGCTTCATTATACACTGCAGTAACATTTGGTAGTTGATGTTATTCTGTGAGCATTTCAGTAGAAACAAGTCGTAATGCTGTTAGAAATTCAAAcctataataaaaatgaataaaatccaaattttcTAACTGTCACGCATATTGTCCTGTGTCCTTCTCCCCTGTTTGTcatgctggttttttttttggtgctacTACTGACGGATCACATGCTTTGTTAAATACAGTCCGTAGACAAACAGAGTGAAGGGAGATCGGTTGTCATAGTTGTGAGGCCTTCCTCTcagaagtgtttatttttagctctcAGCTATGATCCGTCTTTATCTGGACCGGGGCAATTGTGCCAGAGTGTGAGATTGTGTTCTTCCCTCACTGTagttcaccaaaaaaaaacaagagaaaaaaaaactacacgaCACATTTAAGAAAAGGCCAGTTCAATGGGAAACTACAAATCCAGACCATCTCAGACATGCACAGGTaaggccttttttttaaatgtaatctttGGATGTACAGGACTTGCTAcgcttgtgttttattttgagctcTCATCTCACTGCTTACCGGAGAAACGGGAGCTGCAGAAGCCTTTTACGCGTGTTTACAACTTTCAATCTCTTATTGAACGTTGTAAACACGTTGCTTCACGTGTGTTACGAAAGTGACGTGAAAAGATGATCATGTTTGTGACAAATGTGCTGTGAAGACGAGTGGAAGAAGAAAGTGGGCGAGTCGTACTCTGTGATCATTGAGAAGCTGGACGACGACTTCCAGCTCCCAGAAAGCGCTCTGGCAGACCTCCACCTTGCTTTCAGGTGACTCAGCATCCCCGTCCttgcatgcaaaaataaaagtggatcTGACAAAAATCTGCAGCTTTGTTGGACGTGAGTCCCGTTTCGCGCTCTGTCGAGTTATGATTTTGGGGACTGTGCTTGTCTGCGACGCAGCTCCGACGAGGCTTTCCAGAAGGTGAACGTGAACTACCGAACGGAGAAGGGGCTGTCGCTGCTGCATCTCTGCTGCGTGTGTGGAGGTATGCGCGCCTGCTGGAGTCTATTAATAACGCCTCTGCAAAATGTGACAGTGGATGGAAGGATTACTGTGGCGCCCACTGACCTTATTGTGTGCAGTCGACCGTtctgttttctgcagcaaaaatgAAAGACAGGTGGAGAAATGAAGCGCGGAGTAGTGTTGTTTCA includes:
- the fpgt gene encoding fucose-1-phosphate guanylyltransferase yields the protein MSQACSRKLQTATREKLRKLNSLRGREVLPGEFWDVVAVTAVDGSQREAYELQIREKVERKELPVGVQYKVFSDPPGCKIGNGGSTLYALQQLNDIYGKALSNMRVILIHAGGFSQRMPSASALGKIFMPLPLGNPIYQMLELKLAMYVDFPSQMKPGFLVTCADDIELYSIPEEERVSFDKPGFTALAHPSPLSVGTTHGVFVLEPRERFLYPEMENASCLCFLHKPSIDKMRDSGAVCANQNGLFSMSDSELVYTDSTYYMDFKTAKSLLNLLNELGPLNCEIDAYGDFLQALGPKATMEYTKNTANVTKEESGLVEIRQKIFHLLKGTPLNVILLNNSKFYHIGTTSEYLFHLTEDEAFRSELDLLSSAFSVNANENFSGCCIMYSVLDPSCSVEAGSVVEYSRLETGVSVGGGSIISSCWVSPGLSVPAGAFMHTLCVTHQKQIRFVTVFFGIEDNLKQSVASPTYLEELKFFGLDLAKCLSHWGMESERLRFSGDASSCSLWNACLFPVCSEQQSSFSASLRMLQAVLSGSTSPPPRGAALMSMQDCLQRKNLEEMLKLKRRLHHDINVQLSM